A region of Moorena sp. SIOASIH DNA encodes the following proteins:
- a CDS encoding DUF1838 family protein produces the protein MDYSEDFEYSTLVFYRQNHGKQLYYSWEGDIWWVEAPGKPKEKLFSIIGMNATKGFLKTDPEYGEIGHRLNREIGLFCDPETKEILSHWQPKENSQKLPVVHIANRMVQGSVRERKIVIPKGQGYITRINKIPLEYPHPLAQEPKFKDYCSGETFKGVEYFTSSFSRPGFKGAPSAEWARDCPWMPWMKLGYGHPARLHFETTISRVESFEELNPKLVELVRSKLPIYEFTPDQCDEPNITSSIYFKKHFDSYLKGESFPIEETA, from the coding sequence ATGGATTATTCAGAAGATTTTGAATATAGCACCTTAGTTTTCTACAGACAGAATCATGGTAAACAGCTTTACTATAGCTGGGAAGGAGATATCTGGTGGGTCGAAGCACCAGGTAAACCGAAGGAGAAATTATTTTCTATTATCGGCATGAACGCCACTAAGGGATTCCTCAAAACCGATCCTGAGTATGGCGAAATAGGACATCGACTCAACAGGGAGATTGGGTTATTTTGCGACCCAGAGACTAAGGAAATCTTGTCCCACTGGCAGCCAAAAGAAAATAGTCAAAAGTTACCAGTGGTACATATCGCTAACAGAATGGTTCAAGGATCAGTGCGAGAAAGAAAAATAGTTATCCCCAAAGGACAAGGATATATAACCAGAATAAATAAGATTCCCTTGGAATATCCGCACCCATTAGCCCAAGAACCTAAATTTAAGGACTATTGTTCTGGAGAGACTTTCAAGGGAGTTGAATATTTCACCTCTAGTTTTTCTCGACCTGGGTTTAAAGGCGCACCGAGTGCGGAATGGGCTAGAGATTGTCCCTGGATGCCATGGATGAAGTTGGGTTATGGACATCCAGCTAGATTGCATTTTGAAACAACCATTTCCCGAGTTGAATCCTTTGAGGAGCTCAATCCTAAATTAGTTGAGCTAGTTCGGTCAAAATTGCCTATCTATGAATTCACTCCCGATCAATGTGATGAGCCTAATATTACAAGTAGTATCTACTTCAAGAAGCACTTTGATTCTTATTTAAAAGGAGAGAGTTTTCCTATAGAAGAAACTGCTTGA
- a CDS encoding NB-ARC domain-containing protein produces MQSPRSEVKQTRPNQAPPLPPYYVERPEVSQRLKQILLSEETAKAGTLVVSAIYGLGGIGKSTITAALAHDPEVQSHFHDGIFWATLGQQPDILSFLSTWIQALGDYDFKPINIDSASLQLRTLLSDKKALLVVDDVWHPDHVEPFRVAGGGCRVLVTTREAPVKGAIRYDLDVMTPKQSLELLTSCLQLFSDESTSLPLAASPLNPPILGDFNSSYPQSWGARGAKIAVNNELTNQELDYAKTLAKTVGYLPLGLELAAAQVRDGFSWEELLGELKAEIADLEALDRLEAEEEPSDAKRKNYSLVASFNLSLKRLSPERLKKFAWLGVLPDDVTITETMATTLWNCNSFKAKKTLRYLRQKALLLPGVSSTQDTNYRLHDLLHDLARNLLQPELGLSITEAHRQLLERYQTKTDKGLWHTLPDDGYIYNHLTWHLEKAEKIDEIHQLLKEETPEEDNGWYWQCERQGNTANFVKDLSRAWAIAAANFTENPTESISLQCRYALITTSLNSLAGNIYPELMAALLENKIWTAAQALAYVRQIKDSSRQAEGLEAISEYLPLSLLPEALDCATGISDEYYRPYALRALAPHLPDLLLPQALDCATGISHEYSRDYALVALAPHLPDVLLPKALDCARGISDEKDRAYALVALAPHLPDVLLPQALDCARGIKSEYHRADALVALAPHLPDLLPEALDCARGIKSEYHRADALVALAPHLPDLLPEALDCARGISDEKDRADALVALAPYLPDVLLPQALDCARGISHEYSRALALIRLAPHLPDVLPEALDCAIGISDEKDRADALVALAPHLPDLLLPKALDCARGISHEYSRARVLVALAPHLPDLLPEALDCARGISDEYSRAEALVALAPHLPDVLPEALDCARGIKCEGFRVFALVALAPHLPDVLPEALDCARGISHEKERADALVALAPRLPGVLLPQALDCARGISHEYSRAYALIRLAPHLPDVLLPKALDWARGISHEYSRADALVALAPHLPDVLPEALDCARGIDHEYSRARVLVALAPHLPDLLLPKALDCARGIDHEYSRAEALVALAPHLPDLLLPQALDCARGISDEYSRGHALVALAPRLPDLLLPKALDCATGISPENYRAYVLVALAPRLPDLLLPQALDCARGISHELFRAHALVALAPHLPDLLPDEALDCARRIWNECERALALEALAPHLPDLLLHQALDCATGISPENYRAYALVALAPHLPDVLLPKALDCARGIKSESDRAHALVALAPHLPDVLLPKALDCARGISHKLYRADALVALAPHLPDLLPEALDCARAIGDESERAEVLLQGLIKRLTPSSVDFPLWQQILDGLASLTRPNFLEALPKLAPLIIKFGGIEALRETVAAVEDVSRWWK; encoded by the coding sequence CTGCAGTCGCCTCGGAGTGAGGTTAAACAAACTCGACCAAATCAAGCACCCCCACTACCTCCGTATTATGTCGAACGCCCGGAAGTAAGCCAACGACTAAAACAAATTCTTTTATCTGAAGAAACCGCTAAAGCTGGCACCTTAGTTGTTAGTGCCATCTATGGTTTAGGAGGCATTGGGAAATCCACCATTACTGCCGCCTTAGCCCATGATCCAGAGGTTCAATCCCATTTTCACGATGGGATTTTTTGGGCAACCTTAGGTCAGCAGCCTGATATTTTATCCTTTCTAAGTACGTGGATACAGGCATTAGGAGATTATGACTTCAAACCGATTAATATTGATAGCGCTTCTTTACAATTAAGAACGTTATTATCCGATAAAAAAGCCTTACTAGTCGTGGATGATGTTTGGCATCCTGACCATGTTGAACCCTTTCGAGTAGCCGGTGGTGGCTGTCGGGTTTTAGTGACCACCAGAGAAGCTCCGGTTAAAGGTGCGATTCGCTATGATTTAGACGTGATGACTCCAAAGCAATCCTTGGAGTTATTAACGTCTTGTTTACAGCTTTTTTCAGATGAATCGACCTCACTCCCTTTAGCTGCAAGCCCCCTAAATCCCCCAATTCTGGGGGACTTTAACTCAAGTTACCCCCAAAGTTGGGGGGCTAGGGGGGCGAAAATTGCTGTAAACAACGAGTTAACTAATCAAGAACTCGACTATGCTAAAACCTTAGCAAAAACTGTCGGCTACTTACCCCTAGGATTAGAATTAGCTGCTGCCCAAGTTAGGGATGGATTCTCTTGGGAAGAGTTACTGGGTGAGTTAAAAGCAGAAATTGCTGATTTAGAAGCTTTAGATCGATTGGAAGCAGAGGAAGAGCCAAGTGACGCTAAGCGCAAAAACTACAGTCTTGTCGCTTCCTTTAATCTCAGTTTAAAGCGATTATCCCCCGAGAGATTGAAAAAATTTGCTTGGTTAGGGGTACTGCCCGATGATGTCACCATTACTGAAACCATGGCGACTACGTTATGGAACTGTAATTCATTTAAAGCCAAAAAGACTTTACGATACTTACGGCAAAAAGCCTTATTACTACCTGGTGTATCTAGTACCCAAGACACTAACTATCGCCTCCATGACCTGTTACATGATTTAGCCCGTAATCTGCTGCAACCAGAGCTAGGATTATCAATTACCGAAGCTCATCGGCAATTATTAGAACGTTATCAAACTAAGACCGATAAGGGATTATGGCATACGTTACCTGATGATGGTTATATCTATAACCACTTAACCTGGCACCTAGAGAAAGCTGAAAAGATAGATGAAATTCATCAACTCCTGAAAGAAGAAACTCCAGAAGAAGATAACGGTTGGTATTGGCAGTGTGAGAGACAGGGAAATACTGCTAATTTTGTTAAGGACCTATCGAGAGCTTGGGCAATAGCAGCAGCCAATTTTACAGAAAATCCTACAGAATCGATTAGTTTACAGTGTCGGTATGCTCTGATTACCACATCCCTCAACAGCTTGGCTGGAAATATTTATCCAGAGTTAATGGCAGCATTACTGGAGAACAAAATCTGGACTGCAGCTCAAGCACTAGCTTATGTGCGACAGATTAAAGATTCTAGTAGGCAAGCAGAGGGTTTGGAGGCAATTAGTGAGTATCTTCCCCTTTCTTTATTACCGGAAGCTTTAGATTGCGCCACAGGGATTTCCGATGAATACTACCGACCCTATGCCTTAAGAGCCTTAGCCCCCCACTTACCGGATCTGTTGTTACCCCAAGCCTTAGATTGCGCCACAGGGATTTCCCATGAATACTCCCGAGACTATGCCTTAGTCGCCTTAGCCCCCCACTTACCCGATGTGTTGTTACCTAAAGCCTTGGATTGCGCCAGAGGGATTTCCGATGAAAAAGACCGAGCCTATGCCTTAGTGGCCTTAGCCCCCCACTTACCCGATGTGTTGTTACCCCAAGCCTTAGATTGCGCCAGAGGGATTAAGTCTGAATACCACCGAGCCGATGCCTTAGTCGCCTTAGCCCCCCACTTACCGGATCTGTTACCGGAAGCCTTAGATTGCGCCAGAGGGATTAAGTCTGAATACCACCGAGCCGATGCCTTAGTCGCCTTAGCCCCCCACTTACCGGATCTGTTACCGGAAGCCTTAGATTGCGCCAGAGGGATTTCCGATGAAAAAGACCGAGCCGATGCCTTAGTCGCCTTAGCCCCCTACTTACCTGATGTGTTGTTACCCCAAGCCTTAGATTGCGCCAGAGGGATTTCCCATGAATACTCCCGAGCATTAGCCTTAATCCGCTTAGCCCCCCACTTACCGGATGTGTTACCGGAAGCCTTAGATTGCGCCATAGGGATTTCCGATGAAAAAGACCGAGCCGATGCCTTAGTCGCCTTAGCCCCCCACTTACCCGATCTGTTGTTACCCAAAGCCTTAGATTGCGCCAGAGGGATTTCCCATGAATACTCCCGAGCCAGAGTCTTAGTCGCCTTAGCCCCCCACTTACCGGATCTGTTACCGGAAGCCTTAGATTGCGCCAGAGGGATTTCCGATGAATACTCCCGAGCAGAAGCCTTAGTCGCCTTAGCCCCCCACTTACCGGATGTGTTACCGGAAGCCTTGGATTGCGCCAGAGGGATTAAGTGTGAAGGCTTCCGAGTTTTTGCCTTAGTCGCCTTAGCCCCCCACTTACCGGATGTGTTACCAGAAGCCTTAGATTGCGCCAGAGGGATTTCCCATGAAAAAGAACGAGCCGATGCCTTAGTCGCCTTAGCCCCCCGCTTACCCGGTGTGTTGTTACCCCAAGCCTTAGATTGCGCCAGAGGGATTTCCCATGAATACTCCCGAGCCTATGCCTTAATCCGCTTAGCCCCCCACTTACCGGATGTGTTGTTACCCAAAGCCTTAGATTGGGCCAGAGGGATTTCCCATGAATACTCCCGAGCCGATGCCTTAGTCGCCTTAGCCCCCCACTTACCGGATGTGTTACCGGAAGCCTTGGATTGCGCCAGAGGGATTGACCATGAATACTCCCGAGCCAGAGTCTTAGTCGCCTTAGCCCCCCACTTACCCGATCTGTTGTTACCCAAAGCCTTAGATTGCGCCAGAGGGATTGACCATGAATACTCCCGAGCAGAAGCCTTAGTCGCCTTAGCCCCCCACTTACCGGATCTGTTGTTACCCCAAGCCTTAGATTGCGCCAGAGGGATTTCCGATGAATACTCCCGAGGCCATGCCTTAGTCGCCTTAGCCCCCCGCTTACCGGATCTGTTGTTACCCAAAGCCTTAGATTGCGCCACAGGGATTTCCCCTGAAAACTACCGAGCCTATGTCTTAGTCGCCTTAGCCCCCCGCTTACCGGATCTGTTGTTACCCCAAGCCTTAGATTGCGCCAGAGGGATTTCCCATGAATTGTTCCGAGCCCATGCCTTAGTCGCCTTAGCCCCCCACTTACCCGATCTGTTACCGGATGAAGCCTTAGATTGTGCCAGAAGGATTTGGAATGAATGCGAGCGAGCATTAGCCTTAGAAGCCTTAGCCCCCCACTTACCCGATCTGTTGTTACACCAAGCCTTAGATTGCGCCACAGGGATTTCCCCTGAAAACTACCGAGCCTATGCCTTAGTGGCCTTAGCCCCCCACTTACCGGATGTGTTGTTACCCAAAGCCTTAGATTGCGCCAGAGGGATTAAGTCTGAATCAGACCGAGCCCATGCCTTAGTGGCCTTAGCCCCCCACTTACCGGATGTGTTGTTACCCAAAGCCTTAGATTGCGCCAGAGGGATTTCCCATAAATTATACCGAGCCGATGCCTTAGTCGCCTTAGCCCCCCACTTACCCGATCTGTTACCGGAAGCCTTAGATTGCGCCAGAGCCATTGGGGATGAATCCGAGCGAGCCGAAGTATTATTACAGGGCTTGATCAAGAGATTAACTCCTTCGTCAGTTGATTTTCCTCTTTGGCAACAAATTCTTGATGGTTTAGCTAGTCTAACCCGTCCCAATTTTCTTGAAGCTCTTCCTAAATTAGCTCCTTTAATCATTAAGTTTGGGGGTATTGAAGCCCTAAGAGAAACGGTGGCAGCGGTTGAAGATGTTAGCCGATGGTGGAAGTAG
- a CDS encoding PIN domain-containing protein, whose amino-acid sequence MFLDTSYVIALELADDQNHSITLNHWQSLDRKTLKLVTTSYVFDEVVTFLNSRYLHSKAVEIGKRLLTSSVVDLIQVNEVLFLEGWEYFQKYQDKSYSLTDCLSFVVMNKLKINVALTFDQHFVQAGFIKLP is encoded by the coding sequence TTGTTTTTAGACACAAGCTATGTTATAGCTTTAGAATTAGCGGATGACCAAAATCACTCAATCACTTTAAATCATTGGCAAAGTTTAGACAGAAAGACTTTAAAGTTAGTCACAACGTCTTATGTTTTTGATGAAGTGGTAACCTTCTTAAATAGTCGTTATCTTCATAGTAAAGCTGTTGAAATAGGAAAACGTTTACTAACCAGCTCTGTAGTAGATTTGATTCAGGTTAATGAAGTTCTTTTTTTAGAAGGGTGGGAATATTTTCAGAAATATCAAGATAAATCGTATTCGTTAACAGATTGCCTATCTTTTGTGGTGATGAACAAGCTAAAAATTAATGTTGCTTTAACATTTGATCAACATTTTGTACAAGCCGGATTTATTAAGTTACCATAA
- a CDS encoding Uma2 family endonuclease, whose amino-acid sequence MIADKSPNYISKEEYLSYEEDSSIKHEYSDGEVYAMAGASDAHVTIAGNLFALLRNHVRGTGCRVYMADMKAYVEASNSYYYPDVFVTCDARDRELTNYKKYPCLIVEVLSPKTEAFDRGDKFSDYQQLETLVEYVLISQNRKRLDCFRRNSEGIWTLQFYYPGSEIHLETVDFRTSLEALYEDVT is encoded by the coding sequence ATGATTGCTGATAAAAGCCCCAATTACATTTCCAAAGAAGAGTATCTATCCTACGAAGAAGATAGTTCCATCAAACACGAGTATAGTGATGGAGAAGTCTATGCCATGGCTGGGGCGAGTGATGCCCATGTTACTATTGCCGGTAACTTATTTGCCCTGTTAAGAAATCATGTCAGGGGCACTGGCTGTCGGGTTTATATGGCAGATATGAAAGCTTATGTCGAAGCATCCAATAGTTATTATTATCCTGATGTTTTCGTGACTTGCGATGCCAGAGACCGAGAATTGACTAACTATAAAAAATATCCTTGCTTAATTGTGGAAGTTTTATCTCCCAAAACTGAAGCCTTTGACCGGGGTGATAAATTTTCGGACTATCAACAATTAGAAACCTTGGTTGAATATGTTTTAATTAGTCAAAACCGTAAACGCTTAGATTGCTTCCGCCGAAATTCCGAGGGAATTTGGACATTACAATTTTATTATCCGGGCAGTGAGATTCATCTAGAAACTGTGGATTTTAGAACTAGTCTTGAGGCTTTGTATGAAGATGTAACATAA
- a CDS encoding serine O-acetyltransferase: MPTDLTANSTEPKTDNLVLLQQIKEDWKAHGCDWTKPGFRAVAVQRFGVWRMKIEPKLLRAPFSILYRALYRKVRNTYGIELPYTVKLGRRVIIEHQSGIVIHGDCSIGDDSILRQGVTLGNRYLDRPFDAPILEKSVNVGAGAKIFGKVTIGNGANIGANAVVLSDVPAGATVVGIPAKVIKVRSFEENGSS, from the coding sequence ATGCCAACAGATTTAACGGCAAATTCTACCGAGCCAAAAACGGATAATTTGGTACTTTTGCAACAAATTAAAGAAGATTGGAAGGCCCATGGTTGTGATTGGACTAAGCCTGGATTTCGGGCTGTGGCGGTGCAGCGGTTTGGAGTCTGGAGAATGAAGATCGAACCGAAGTTACTACGGGCTCCCTTTAGTATTCTATACCGAGCATTATATCGTAAAGTTCGTAATACCTATGGCATTGAATTACCTTACACCGTAAAGCTTGGTCGCCGAGTAATTATTGAGCATCAAAGTGGGATTGTTATTCATGGGGATTGCAGCATTGGTGATGATAGTATTCTGCGTCAAGGGGTCACTTTGGGTAATCGTTACTTAGATCGTCCTTTCGATGCGCCCATTTTAGAAAAAAGTGTCAATGTTGGTGCTGGTGCTAAGATTTTTGGCAAGGTTACTATCGGTAATGGGGCAAATATTGGTGCTAATGCTGTAGTTTTATCTGATGTACCTGCTGGCGCAACAGTAGTGGGAATTCCTGCTAAGGTTATTAAGGTGCGTTCTTTTGAAGAGAACGGCTCTAGTTGA
- a CDS encoding glycosyltransferase family 2 protein, whose amino-acid sequence MYNEIKNNTLNSLLIVIVNYKTPGLTIDCLRSLADEIPGLSNTTVVVADNASGDGSAVAIKNAIANENWDSWASVKALDHNGGFAFGNNAVIRPALKSNHPPDYVLLLNPDTIVRPRAIKTLVEFMSDHPQVGIAGSRLEEPDSTPQCSAFRFHTVLSELDSGLRLGVVSKLLSEWVVWPPIPDQPCPTDWVAGASMIIRREVFEQVGLIDQAYFMYYEEMDFCLQAQRAGWECWYVPESRVVHLVGQSSGVTDTKRPPKRRPQYVFDSRRRYFLKNYGWFYAALADHAWASSYLLWQLRRVVQGKPDNDPPQLLSDFLRNSVFCKGGAFSSPKIS is encoded by the coding sequence ATGTATAATGAAATAAAAAACAATACTCTAAATTCTTTACTTATAGTAATTGTTAACTACAAAACCCCTGGTTTAACTATTGATTGCTTACGCTCTCTAGCAGATGAAATCCCAGGTTTATCGAATACTACGGTAGTAGTGGCAGATAATGCCTCTGGGGATGGATCGGCTGTTGCGATTAAAAATGCGATCGCAAACGAGAACTGGGATAGTTGGGCATCGGTGAAGGCACTAGACCACAATGGTGGATTTGCGTTTGGCAATAATGCTGTGATCCGCCCAGCCCTGAAGTCTAATCACCCACCGGATTATGTGTTGTTGCTCAATCCAGACACCATTGTTCGTCCTAGGGCGATCAAAACCCTGGTGGAGTTTATGAGTGACCATCCCCAGGTGGGTATTGCTGGCTCTCGCCTGGAAGAGCCTGACAGTACCCCTCAGTGTTCAGCATTTCGGTTTCATACCGTGCTCAGTGAGCTAGATTCTGGTTTGCGTCTCGGTGTGGTATCGAAATTATTATCGGAGTGGGTAGTTTGGCCACCGATTCCTGACCAACCCTGTCCAACGGATTGGGTTGCTGGGGCAAGTATGATTATTCGCCGGGAAGTGTTTGAGCAGGTTGGCCTGATCGATCAAGCTTATTTCATGTATTACGAGGAAATGGACTTTTGCCTGCAAGCCCAGAGAGCTGGCTGGGAATGCTGGTATGTGCCTGAAAGTCGCGTAGTCCACTTAGTTGGACAAAGTTCAGGTGTTACCGACACCAAGCGTCCACCCAAACGCCGACCCCAGTATGTCTTTGATTCTCGGCGACGGTATTTCCTCAAAAACTATGGTTGGTTTTACGCTGCTCTAGCGGATCATGCCTGGGCTTCTAGTTATTTATTGTGGCAATTGCGCCGAGTGGTTCAAGGTAAGCCCGATAATGACCCACCCCAGTTACTTAGTGATTTTCTCCGCAATAGTGTGTTTTGTAAAGGTGGTGCCTTTAGTAGTCCGAAGATTTCGTGA
- a CDS encoding O-antigen ligase domain-containing protein → MRIPAQRAVIVSFIVAWLFLPVAEYALPGLPDYTKMSATCYGILLATFIYDVGRFSSFKFSWIDVPMLIWCLCPLASSITNGLGAYDGLSTVLTQTLTWGVPYFFGRIYLNNLSGLRELAIGIFMGGLVYVPLCLYEIRFSPQLHRILYGFHAHPDFGQTMRYGGWRPTVFMIHGLPVGLWMMAASLVGIWLWHTGVIKQLWNIPMKWLVAALLITFILCKSTGAYFLLLLGVGILFVGKHLRTALPVFLLIGLICSYLYINSQTETYVSDQIISNVSSVVPEERIQSLQFRFDNEELLVDKARERIVFGWGGWGRSLIFNDNGDQVTVPDSLWIIAFGETGTVGLASLTISLLMPVLTMFWFRCPAELWPKRQAAPVAVLTVAVTLYMVEFLVNAHGNPVFVLACGGLSGLVVKEPTTNKVKKAPALVAQRSRNQNRNQNRNQRRQVQRN, encoded by the coding sequence ATGAGAATTCCAGCTCAGCGGGCAGTCATTGTGAGTTTCATCGTAGCATGGCTATTCCTACCCGTAGCAGAATATGCGTTGCCTGGTCTACCTGACTATACTAAGATGTCGGCAACTTGCTACGGTATTTTGTTGGCTACGTTTATATACGATGTTGGGCGTTTTAGCTCCTTTAAATTCAGCTGGATTGACGTGCCGATGCTAATTTGGTGCCTATGTCCATTGGCTTCATCTATTACGAATGGCTTGGGGGCTTACGATGGGTTATCTACTGTTTTGACGCAAACCTTGACCTGGGGAGTACCCTATTTTTTCGGTCGGATATATCTCAATAACTTGAGTGGATTGCGTGAATTGGCAATTGGCATTTTCATGGGGGGGTTGGTATATGTTCCCCTATGTTTGTACGAAATTCGCTTTAGTCCCCAGCTCCATAGGATATTGTACGGCTTCCATGCTCATCCTGACTTTGGCCAAACCATGCGTTACGGGGGATGGAGACCGACAGTATTTATGATCCACGGTTTGCCAGTGGGTCTGTGGATGATGGCAGCTAGTTTAGTGGGAATTTGGCTATGGCACACTGGGGTGATCAAACAACTGTGGAATATTCCGATGAAGTGGCTGGTAGCTGCGTTGTTGATCACATTTATATTGTGCAAATCTACTGGTGCCTATTTCTTACTACTCTTAGGAGTTGGCATCTTGTTTGTGGGCAAGCATTTGCGCACTGCTTTACCAGTATTTCTCCTAATTGGGCTTATTTGTTCTTACTTATACATTAACTCACAGACTGAAACCTACGTTAGTGATCAGATTATCTCAAATGTATCGAGTGTGGTTCCTGAAGAGCGTATCCAATCCTTACAGTTTAGATTTGATAATGAAGAGTTACTTGTAGATAAAGCACGGGAACGGATCGTGTTTGGCTGGGGAGGATGGGGAAGAAGTCTGATATTTAATGACAACGGTGATCAAGTTACAGTTCCAGATAGTTTGTGGATTATTGCCTTTGGTGAAACTGGTACTGTTGGATTAGCCAGCCTGACCATATCCTTACTAATGCCGGTGTTGACTATGTTTTGGTTCCGTTGTCCAGCGGAGTTGTGGCCAAAGCGGCAAGCGGCACCAGTGGCGGTGCTGACGGTGGCTGTAACGTTGTACATGGTAGAATTTCTGGTCAATGCCCATGGTAATCCAGTCTTTGTATTGGCTTGTGGAGGACTATCAGGATTGGTGGTCAAAGAACCTACAACCAATAAGGTTAAAAAAGCCCCTGCATTGGTAGCCCAGCGTTCTCGGAATCAAAATCGGAATCAAAATCGGAATCAACGGAGACAAGTTCAACGGAATTAG
- a CDS encoding 2OG-Fe(II) oxygenase, whose amino-acid sequence MDSKLNYCLDPEKLTNFAKDHCEVYAQAEPFPHIIMDNFFPEDILENILNEFPKADAIDWQKFEAAPEKKLASKSELQMGEYTRFFLYQLNSSTFLNFLETLTGIDGIIPDPHFVGGGLHQIEKGGYLKIHADFNRHTKLRLDRRLNLLIYLNKDWEEDYGGYFEMWDTEMTQSQKKILPVFNRCVIFSTTDFSYHGHPEPLTCPEGRTRKSLALYYYSNGRPAEELSKGGDHSTLFKARPGEKIQLKKSPVTKVKKFLNNLMS is encoded by the coding sequence ATGGATTCAAAATTAAACTATTGCCTAGACCCGGAAAAGTTAACTAACTTTGCAAAGGATCATTGTGAAGTATACGCCCAGGCTGAGCCATTCCCACACATTATCATGGATAACTTCTTTCCAGAGGATATACTAGAGAATATTCTGAATGAATTTCCTAAAGCTGATGCAATTGATTGGCAAAAATTTGAGGCTGCACCAGAAAAAAAACTGGCTTCAAAATCGGAATTACAAATGGGAGAGTACACCCGATTTTTTCTTTATCAGCTCAATTCATCAACTTTCCTTAACTTTTTAGAAACCTTAACTGGCATTGATGGAATCATCCCTGATCCTCATTTTGTGGGTGGTGGCTTACATCAGATCGAAAAAGGTGGTTACTTAAAAATCCATGCTGATTTCAATCGCCATACAAAATTGCGCCTTGACCGCCGCTTAAATCTTCTGATCTATCTCAACAAAGATTGGGAAGAAGACTATGGTGGTTATTTTGAAATGTGGGATACAGAGATGACTCAGTCTCAGAAAAAAATTCTCCCCGTCTTCAACCGATGTGTGATATTTAGTACTACAGATTTTTCCTATCACGGACATCCTGAGCCATTAACTTGTCCAGAAGGACGGACTCGGAAATCCTTGGCACTTTACTACTACAGCAATGGCAGACCAGCTGAAGAGCTTTCCAAGGGTGGTGATCATTCTACATTATTTAAGGCTCGACCAGGAGAAAAAATACAACTGAAAAAATCTCCAGTAACCAAAGTCAAGAAATTTCTGAATAACTTAATGAGTTAA